In Simplicispira sp. 125, one DNA window encodes the following:
- a CDS encoding response regulator transcription factor has protein sequence MHRILLIDDDEQLGPPLATYFQRFELELVQALRPSEGLALLAQGGFDAAILDVMLPEMDGFELCRSIRRTSSIPLIMLTARGEVMDRVVGLELGADDYLPKPFEPRELVARLQTVLRRMKAAVPGDAQEAQGVLEFDGLRIDPARRSVQCLGRDVDLTGTEFDLLHLLAREAGRVLSRDDILNDLRGHEAELYTRAVDIVVSRLRKKLEPLDAIKTLRNAGYTLALRRVLG, from the coding sequence ATGCACCGCATCCTGCTCATCGACGACGACGAACAGCTCGGCCCGCCGCTGGCCACCTACTTCCAGCGCTTCGAGCTGGAACTGGTGCAGGCGCTGCGGCCCAGCGAAGGCCTGGCGTTGCTGGCGCAAGGGGGCTTTGATGCCGCCATCCTCGACGTGATGCTGCCCGAGATGGACGGTTTTGAGCTGTGCCGCAGCATTCGGCGGACCAGCAGCATTCCGCTCATCATGCTGACGGCACGCGGCGAAGTGATGGACCGCGTGGTGGGGCTGGAACTGGGTGCCGATGACTATTTGCCCAAGCCGTTCGAGCCGCGCGAACTTGTCGCCCGCCTGCAGACCGTGCTGCGCCGCATGAAGGCGGCTGTACCGGGCGACGCGCAAGAGGCGCAAGGCGTGTTGGAGTTCGATGGCCTGCGCATCGACCCCGCGCGCCGCAGCGTGCAGTGCCTGGGCCGCGACGTGGATCTGACCGGCACCGAGTTTGATCTGCTGCACCTGCTGGCGAGAGAGGCCGGGCGCGTGCTGAGCCGCGACGACATCCTCAACGATCTGCGCGGCCACGAGGCCGAGCTCTACACCCGCGCGGTGGACATTGTGGTCAGCCGCCTGCGCAAGAAGCTCGAACCGCTGGATGCCATCAAGACGCTGCGCAATGCCGGTTACACGCTGGCCCTGCGCCGGGTGCTCGGATGA
- a CDS encoding DUF2147 domain-containing protein produces MPRHAFSLFSLLLAALPAHSATPQDAQGLWLSADKAAVIEFKPCADAATALCGQIVWDKDAGTPEDTCGVRIAKLQKFDGEAWRQGWVHDPRDKKNYKGAIRVKGDGKVLAVRAYIGTEMLGQTEEMTRTDTVPDGCKAH; encoded by the coding sequence ATGCCGCGCCATGCCTTTTCCCTTTTCTCCCTGCTGCTGGCCGCTTTGCCAGCCCACAGCGCTACCCCGCAAGACGCCCAGGGCCTGTGGCTGAGTGCCGACAAGGCGGCAGTGATCGAATTCAAACCCTGCGCCGATGCCGCCACGGCGCTGTGCGGCCAGATCGTGTGGGACAAGGACGCCGGTACCCCCGAGGACACCTGCGGCGTACGCATCGCCAAGCTGCAAAAGTTTGACGGCGAGGCCTGGCGCCAGGGCTGGGTGCACGACCCGCGCGACAAGAAAAACTACAAAGGCGCCATCCGCGTCAAGGGGGACGGCAAGGTGCTCGCCGTGCGTGCCTACATCGGCACCGAAATGCTGGGCCAGACCGAAGAGATGACCCGCACCGATACGGTGCCGGACGGCTGCAAAGCGCACTGA
- a CDS encoding alanine racemase: protein MKTSRRRLLLAGTGAAAVAALALRPGETGAPHGPYFSELARALRASDVATDATTPVMVIDRDRVQANIRKVMALKNPAVALRVVAKSLPCFALLDLIAQQTQSTRQMVFNLPYLLLQTAERPQFDLLLGKPMPTGAAQVFYQKFRGGAFDPSRQLQWLVDTPERLAEYQQLARALGHKLRVNLEIDVGLHRGGFANAEALAQALALLKSEPLLEFSGMMGYDPHVTEIPDLLGARSAAASHARKVYDSYKAQALGALPAAREQAAALTWNAAGSPTFHMYDGQGAANEVSVGSAFVKPAEFDLPHLDACEPACFIATPVLKNGAFQLPTGVEWIGSAAQWWDRNQRHGVFLYGGQWRADAVSPAGLAPSGLYGLSPNQQVMVGSGRQALVPGDTVFFRPQKSEALLQQFGAIVVVSGGQVVDHWPVFPPAP from the coding sequence ATGAAAACATCCCGTCGCCGCTTGTTGCTGGCCGGTACCGGCGCGGCCGCAGTCGCCGCATTGGCTCTGCGCCCAGGCGAGACCGGTGCTCCGCACGGGCCCTACTTTTCCGAGTTGGCGCGCGCACTGCGGGCGTCTGATGTTGCCACCGATGCGACCACGCCGGTGATGGTGATCGACCGCGACCGGGTGCAAGCCAATATCCGCAAGGTAATGGCACTGAAGAACCCGGCCGTCGCCTTGCGCGTGGTCGCCAAGTCGCTGCCATGCTTTGCGCTGCTCGATTTGATCGCCCAGCAAACGCAAAGCACGCGCCAGATGGTGTTCAACCTGCCGTATCTGCTGCTGCAAACCGCCGAGCGCCCGCAGTTCGACCTGTTGCTGGGCAAGCCCATGCCGACTGGCGCGGCGCAGGTTTTCTACCAAAAGTTTCGGGGCGGTGCGTTTGACCCCAGCCGCCAGTTGCAGTGGCTGGTGGATACGCCCGAGCGGCTGGCCGAGTACCAGCAACTGGCACGCGCCCTGGGCCACAAGCTGCGCGTCAACCTGGAAATCGATGTGGGCCTGCACCGTGGGGGATTTGCGAACGCAGAGGCATTGGCGCAGGCCCTGGCGCTGTTGAAATCAGAGCCCTTGCTGGAATTCTCCGGAATGATGGGTTACGACCCGCATGTCACAGAAATCCCCGATCTGCTGGGCGCACGCTCCGCAGCCGCGTCGCACGCCCGAAAGGTGTACGACAGCTACAAGGCCCAGGCCCTGGGGGCCTTGCCCGCCGCGCGTGAACAGGCCGCCGCGCTGACCTGGAACGCCGCCGGTTCGCCCACCTTCCACATGTACGACGGCCAGGGTGCGGCCAACGAGGTCAGCGTGGGCTCGGCTTTCGTCAAACCGGCCGAATTTGATCTGCCGCATCTGGATGCCTGTGAGCCCGCCTGCTTCATCGCCACGCCGGTGCTCAAGAACGGCGCCTTCCAGCTGCCCACGGGCGTGGAGTGGATCGGCAGTGCCGCTCAGTGGTGGGACCGCAACCAGCGCCACGGCGTGTTCCTGTATGGCGGCCAGTGGCGCGCCGATGCGGTCTCGCCTGCAGGTCTTGCACCCAGCGGCCTCTATGGCCTCTCGCCCAACCAGCAGGTCATGGTGGGCTCGGGCCGCCAGGCGCTGGTGCCTGGCGACACCGTGTTCTTCCGCCCACAAAAGAGCGAAGCACTGCTGCAGCAGTTCGGCGCCATCGTCGTGGTGTCGGGTGGCCAGGTGGTGGACCACTGGCCCGTGTTCCCCCCTGCGCCCTGA
- a CDS encoding YlcI/YnfO family protein: MKTATIPPVRINPAFRADMEQALEEGESLAGLVETAVRNEVARRQMQSEFVRRGIAAVQRTVDAGDGIPAEAVVARLKARLAAATGSQRP; the protein is encoded by the coding sequence ATGAAAACCGCCACCATCCCGCCCGTCCGCATCAACCCCGCGTTTCGCGCAGATATGGAGCAGGCTCTGGAAGAAGGTGAGAGCCTTGCTGGCTTGGTCGAAACCGCTGTCCGCAACGAGGTAGCGCGGCGCCAAATGCAATCGGAATTCGTGCGCCGCGGCATCGCTGCTGTGCAAAGAACCGTGGACGCTGGTGATGGCATCCCAGCAGAGGCGGTGGTCGCCCGGTTGAAAGCGCGGCTGGCTGCAGCAACTGGCTCGCAGCGTCCATGA
- a CDS encoding TorF family putative porin → MFRSHPMASVTRTTLAIGALCASLSGAAFAQRASAPAAEEPEIQSYAIDAEVKLSSDRKTRGVSDTFNRPGAELTVDAVHESGLLAHFQLASVSKVTFPNSNRLNPTLALGWRGGNPEGVHYGAAVAREWFTRARVDAPTGFDEQMNPLGMATTNFNTSYLLGELGYGIFTARYLYVASKDFRGLNTSTVCAGYLPAMMAGGDPSSAMNCYGAGFKHSRGTQLLDFDVAYPLNGTTKLIGHLGWQFVRNFSAMNTVDYRLGIEHTRWGFVFGAEIAGAKARERELFVATDGNGTPRRLDRTAIILSVAKRF, encoded by the coding sequence ATGTTCCGTTCACATCCCATGGCATCCGTCACCCGCACCACGCTGGCCATTGGCGCCCTTTGCGCCAGTCTGTCGGGCGCAGCCTTCGCCCAGCGTGCATCTGCCCCCGCGGCAGAGGAGCCCGAAATCCAGTCGTATGCCATCGACGCCGAGGTCAAGCTCTCCAGCGATCGCAAGACGCGCGGCGTGTCCGACACCTTCAACCGCCCTGGTGCCGAGTTGACGGTGGATGCCGTGCACGAGTCCGGTCTGCTCGCCCACTTCCAGCTAGCGTCCGTCAGCAAGGTGACTTTCCCCAACAGCAACCGACTCAACCCCACACTGGCACTCGGCTGGCGCGGTGGCAACCCCGAAGGCGTGCACTATGGCGCCGCCGTGGCGCGTGAATGGTTTACCCGCGCCCGTGTTGATGCCCCCACGGGGTTCGATGAGCAGATGAATCCGCTGGGTATGGCCACCACCAACTTCAACACCAGCTACCTGCTGGGCGAGTTGGGCTACGGCATCTTCACCGCGCGCTACCTGTACGTGGCCAGCAAGGACTTTCGGGGCCTCAACACCTCTACCGTGTGCGCCGGCTACCTGCCCGCAATGATGGCCGGGGGCGACCCCAGCTCGGCGATGAACTGCTATGGCGCAGGGTTCAAGCACTCGCGCGGCACGCAGCTGCTGGACTTTGATGTGGCCTACCCCCTCAACGGCACGACCAAGCTCATCGGGCACCTGGGTTGGCAGTTTGTGCGCAACTTCAGCGCCATGAACACCGTGGACTACCGGCTGGGCATCGAGCACACCCGCTGGGGCTTTGTTTTTGGCGCCGAAATCGCCGGTGCCAAAGCGCGTGAGCGTGAGCTCTTTGTGGCGACCGATGGCAACGGAACCCCGCGCCGCCTCGACCGTACGGCCATCATCTTGAGCGTTGCCAAGCGCTTCTAG
- a CDS encoding c-type cytochrome, whose amino-acid sequence MFGRCASVAAVFFLIACNGPAVPALQDEARAEQLRPSSTVLAEKYERSCMVCHTRIAANAPLTGYAPAWDARLKQGMDTLVRHAEQGLGSMPPRGQCADCTLDELRALVSFMAGSH is encoded by the coding sequence TTGTTTGGACGCTGCGCCAGCGTGGCGGCGGTCTTCTTTCTGATCGCATGCAACGGGCCTGCGGTACCTGCTCTGCAGGACGAGGCGCGTGCCGAGCAACTGCGCCCCTCATCGACCGTGTTGGCTGAAAAATACGAGCGCTCGTGCATGGTCTGCCACACCAGGATCGCTGCCAACGCTCCCCTCACGGGCTATGCGCCGGCCTGGGATGCCCGACTCAAGCAGGGCATGGACACCTTGGTACGCCATGCCGAGCAAGGCCTGGGCAGCATGCCGCCGCGAGGGCAGTGCGCCGATTGCACGTTAGATGAGCTGAGGGCACTGGTGTCCTTCATGGCGGGGTCCCACTGA
- the yjjJ gene encoding type II toxin-antitoxin system HipA family toxin YjjJ — MEAPTPHTEGILQALRRHGGVATSAQLVSALGVSQPTVSRALMPLVRAGRVRKVGAARSQRYLLPRAVAGVGDDIPLLRVNTAGVPAPFGRMAPLVGGAFWVDEVDGVSERHDGLPWFLSDMRPQGFMGRNFAQLHPDLQLPQDPRHWSDDDMLRALALRGEDLPGNLIVGDASLARFHTLSQRLARAASPDDYPVLARSALQGQLPGSSAGGEQPKFCCVTQGRSVIVKFSSAGDSPADQRTRDLLHSEHLALQVLAQAGLPAAPTQVFERAGRVFLESERFDRRAPWQDDAQSPPPGRIGMVSLLVYDAQYVGEMDHWAATAQRMQARGLLTPEDARTLRLLDAYGALIGNTDRHYGNISLVLVEDDWRLSPTYDMLPMLYMPIAGELVPQELRPEHMVPTAATLDVWREAWALAQDFWHEVASEERISGGFRDIARANAGALTRSTQG; from the coding sequence ATGGAAGCACCCACCCCCCACACTGAAGGCATCCTGCAGGCCCTGCGCCGCCATGGCGGCGTTGCCACCAGCGCGCAACTGGTGAGCGCGCTGGGCGTGAGCCAGCCCACGGTGTCGCGCGCCCTCATGCCGCTGGTGCGCGCGGGCCGGGTGCGCAAGGTGGGCGCGGCGCGTTCGCAGCGCTACCTGCTGCCGCGCGCGGTGGCGGGGGTGGGCGACGACATCCCCCTCCTGCGCGTCAACACCGCAGGCGTGCCCGCGCCCTTTGGCCGCATGGCGCCCCTGGTGGGCGGCGCCTTCTGGGTGGACGAAGTGGACGGCGTGAGCGAGCGCCACGACGGCCTGCCCTGGTTCCTGTCCGACATGCGACCCCAGGGCTTCATGGGGCGCAACTTTGCGCAACTGCACCCCGATCTGCAACTACCCCAGGACCCGCGCCACTGGTCCGACGACGACATGCTGCGCGCCCTGGCGCTGCGCGGCGAGGACCTGCCGGGCAATCTCATCGTGGGCGACGCTTCGCTCGCGCGCTTTCACACCCTCAGCCAGCGCCTGGCGCGGGCCGCCTCGCCCGACGACTACCCGGTGCTGGCGCGCAGCGCGCTGCAGGGGCAGTTGCCGGGTTCGTCCGCCGGTGGGGAGCAGCCCAAGTTCTGTTGTGTGACGCAAGGGCGCAGCGTGATCGTGAAGTTTTCGAGTGCTGGGGACAGCCCGGCCGACCAACGCACCCGCGACCTGCTGCACAGCGAGCACCTGGCCCTGCAGGTGCTCGCACAGGCGGGCTTGCCTGCCGCGCCCACGCAGGTGTTCGAGCGCGCAGGCCGGGTGTTCCTGGAGTCCGAGCGCTTTGACCGCCGGGCACCCTGGCAGGACGACGCGCAAAGCCCGCCGCCGGGGCGCATCGGCATGGTGTCGCTGCTGGTGTACGACGCGCAGTACGTGGGCGAAATGGACCACTGGGCCGCCACCGCCCAGCGCATGCAGGCGCGCGGCCTGCTCACCCCCGAAGACGCCCGCACGCTGCGCCTGCTGGACGCCTACGGCGCGCTGATCGGCAACACCGACCGGCACTACGGCAATATTTCGCTGGTGCTGGTGGAGGACGACTGGCGCCTCTCGCCCACCTACGACATGCTGCCCATGCTCTACATGCCCATCGCGGGGGAACTGGTTCCGCAGGAACTCAGGCCCGAGCATATGGTGCCCACGGCCGCCACGCTCGATGTGTGGCGCGAGGCGTGGGCGCTGGCGCAGGACTTTTGGCACGAAGTGGCCTCGGAGGAGCGAATATCAGGCGGGTTCAGAGACATTGCGCGTGCAAACGCCGGTGCATTGACGCGCTCGACCCAGGGATAG
- the recQ gene encoding DNA helicase RecQ, which yields MSPAHSILKDVFGYEQFRGPQEAIVAHVVAGGDALVLMPTGGGKSLCYQVPAIVRQQQGRGVAIVVSPLIALMHDQVGALHEAGVDAAFLNSSLGYEESQDVELRLQTGAITLLYAAPERLNTPRFLGLLDDLYAQSKLSLFAIDEAHCVSQWGHDFRPEYRALTVLHERFPGVPRIALTATADALTREDIVERLQLQEARLFISSFDRPNIRYRIEEKKDATTQLLRFIEREHTGEAGVVYCQSRKRVDELASTLQDAGINALPYHAGLDGAVRKKHQDRFLREEGIVMVATIAFGMGIDKPDVRFVAHVDMPKNIEGYYQETGRAGRDGLPADAWMAYGLADVVNQRRMIDESPAGEEFKTALRGKLDALLGLAEATDCRRVRLLAYFGEQSAPCGNCDNCLNPPPVWDGTDAARKLLSTIYRVHEASGLTFGTGHIMDIVRGKDTEKVQQFAHNKLSTFGLGKEYTEAQLRGVLRQLLATGAVGLHKVSLENGHSFDTLCLAAGSRAVLRGEQPVQLREATAHAAPKRTRRTATPSAAAANLGQDAQVRFINLKAWRAEVAREHNLPAYVIFHDATLAAIAERCPATLDDLQGISGMGAKKLEAYGGDVLRVCGG from the coding sequence TTGTCTCCCGCGCACTCCATCCTGAAAGACGTCTTCGGCTACGAGCAATTCCGTGGCCCGCAGGAGGCTATCGTCGCGCATGTGGTGGCGGGTGGCGATGCGCTGGTGCTCATGCCCACGGGCGGCGGCAAAAGCCTGTGCTACCAGGTGCCCGCCATCGTGCGCCAGCAGCAGGGCCGCGGCGTGGCCATCGTCGTCTCGCCACTGATTGCGCTGATGCACGACCAGGTGGGCGCCCTGCACGAGGCCGGGGTGGATGCGGCCTTTCTCAATTCCAGCCTGGGCTATGAAGAGTCGCAGGACGTGGAGCTGCGCCTGCAGACGGGCGCCATCACCCTGCTGTACGCCGCACCCGAGCGGCTGAACACACCGCGCTTTCTGGGCCTGCTGGACGACCTGTACGCGCAGAGCAAACTGAGCTTGTTCGCCATTGACGAGGCGCACTGCGTGAGCCAGTGGGGCCACGACTTCCGGCCTGAATACCGCGCACTCACGGTGCTGCACGAGCGCTTTCCGGGCGTGCCGCGCATTGCGCTCACGGCCACGGCCGACGCGCTGACGCGCGAAGACATCGTCGAGCGGCTGCAGTTGCAAGAGGCGCGCCTGTTCATCAGCAGCTTTGACCGCCCCAATATCCGCTACCGCATCGAAGAAAAAAAAGACGCCACCACGCAGCTGCTGCGCTTCATCGAGCGCGAACACACGGGCGAGGCGGGTGTGGTGTATTGCCAGTCACGCAAACGTGTGGACGAGCTGGCCAGCACGCTGCAGGATGCGGGCATCAACGCCCTGCCCTACCACGCAGGTCTGGATGGCGCGGTGCGCAAGAAGCACCAGGACCGCTTTCTGCGCGAAGAAGGCATCGTCATGGTCGCCACGATTGCGTTTGGCATGGGCATCGACAAGCCCGATGTGCGCTTTGTGGCGCATGTGGACATGCCCAAGAACATCGAGGGCTACTACCAGGAAACCGGCCGCGCCGGGCGCGACGGCTTGCCCGCCGATGCGTGGATGGCCTATGGCCTCGCCGACGTAGTCAACCAGCGCCGCATGATCGACGAAAGCCCGGCAGGCGAAGAATTCAAGACCGCGCTGCGTGGCAAGCTCGACGCCCTGCTGGGCCTGGCCGAAGCCACGGACTGCCGCCGCGTGCGGTTGCTGGCGTACTTTGGCGAACAGTCCGCTCCCTGCGGGAATTGCGACAACTGCCTCAACCCTCCTCCCGTATGGGACGGCACTGACGCTGCCCGCAAGCTGCTGTCCACCATCTACCGCGTGCACGAGGCCAGCGGCCTGACCTTTGGCACCGGGCACATCATGGACATCGTGCGCGGCAAGGACACCGAGAAAGTCCAGCAGTTCGCGCACAACAAGCTCTCCACCTTTGGTCTGGGCAAGGAATACACCGAGGCGCAATTGCGCGGTGTACTGCGCCAACTGCTGGCCACCGGCGCCGTGGGCCTGCACAAGGTGAGCCTGGAAAACGGCCACAGCTTTGATACCCTGTGCCTCGCCGCGGGCTCGCGCGCCGTGCTGCGCGGTGAGCAGCCTGTGCAGTTGCGCGAGGCCACGGCCCACGCCGCCCCCAAGCGCACACGCCGCACCGCCACGCCCTCGGCCGCCGCCGCCAACCTGGGCCAGGACGCCCAGGTGCGATTCATCAACCTCAAGGCCTGGCGCGCCGAGGTGGCCCGCGAACACAACCTGCCGGCCTACGTGATCTTCCACGACGCCACCCTGGCCGCGATTGCCGAGCGCTGCCCGGCAACGCTCGATGATTTGCAGGGCATCAGCGGCATGGGGGCGAAGAAGCTGGAGGCGTATGGGGGCGATGTGCTGCGGGTGTGTGGGGGATAG
- a CDS encoding Spy/CpxP family protein refolding chaperone, with protein MKPWIKKTLIGLFGASILVGGLTACSGGHHYRHGPMDAQSMTEMRGKVLERVGRKLDLDDVQKQKLGVLADQLQAQRAAVVGSTTDPRAAMQALVAGDKFDRTRAQSLLNEKLQAVQTGSPEVIAAMGDFYDSLNPGQQQKVRELMQRRRGWMGRYKD; from the coding sequence ATGAAGCCCTGGATCAAGAAAACCCTCATCGGCCTGTTCGGCGCCTCCATTCTGGTCGGCGGGCTCACCGCCTGCTCGGGCGGCCACCACTACCGCCATGGCCCCATGGATGCCCAATCCATGACCGAAATGCGCGGCAAGGTGCTCGAACGGGTGGGCCGCAAGCTCGACCTGGACGACGTACAGAAACAAAAGCTGGGCGTGTTGGCCGACCAGCTGCAGGCACAGCGTGCCGCTGTGGTGGGCAGCACGACCGACCCGCGCGCCGCCATGCAGGCTTTGGTGGCGGGCGACAAGTTTGACCGCACCCGCGCCCAATCCCTGTTGAATGAAAAACTGCAGGCCGTGCAAACCGGCAGCCCCGAAGTGATTGCCGCCATGGGCGACTTCTACGACAGCCTGAACCCCGGTCAGCAGCAAAAAGTGCGCGAGCTGATGCAGCGGCGCCGGGGCTGGATGGGCCGCTACAAAGACTGA
- a CDS encoding type II toxin-antitoxin system RelE/ParE family toxin, with translation MSFQVIFSREAAEDLERLFDHLLDRELRSPTGDLDIPARAIEAIEQACQLLAHSPFSCRKAGVSALVRELIITFGHSGYVALFEIRDGQQVVIGAVRHQYESDYH, from the coding sequence ATGAGCTTCCAGGTGATCTTCAGCCGCGAGGCGGCGGAAGACTTGGAACGGCTGTTCGATCACCTTCTGGATCGCGAGCTGCGCAGTCCCACCGGGGATCTGGACATTCCGGCACGTGCCATTGAGGCCATTGAGCAGGCGTGCCAGCTTTTGGCCCACAGTCCGTTCAGTTGCCGCAAAGCAGGTGTCAGTGCTTTAGTGCGGGAACTGATCATTACCTTCGGTCATTCGGGTTATGTGGCGCTGTTTGAGATTCGTGATGGTCAGCAGGTCGTGATTGGTGCGGTTCGGCATCAGTATGAGAGTGACTATCACTGA
- a CDS encoding D-arabinono-1,4-lactone oxidase, whose amino-acid sequence MPFETPVPPVQVPRPLASPIRRALLCTGTGVALGAALAPVELVHSASPPVAPATPGAAPAANPPARWQNWSGIQQCQPQRFLVPRDEAVLAQALREAPNGPVRCVGAGHSFTALVPTDQWLVSLDQLSGVSEMAPGKDTVLVQGGTRLAMASRLLDAAGLALRNLPDVDVQSYAGAISTATHGTGMQLPALHADVLGLRLVTARGEVIECNAQQRPDLLAAARVSLGSLGVITQARVRVVPAYSLHRRVWLEPAMQLLERAPELARKHRNFEFYYLPFTGYAAGIAHDIDTSGQVLMPHAADEDVLRDLRRLRDWLGHFPALRRKVAGWAIDPDQKEEAKNRAWRLLATQRPTRFNETEYHVPQEVGVACAKEVIAALEKRNGVYFPMEFRFVAADEAAWLSPFYQRASCSIAVHAAVGEPYDYLVSEIGPLFRKYQGRPHWGKLHDLGAAQLAALYPRWDDFLALRRELDPQGRFLNAHLRKLFGETA is encoded by the coding sequence ATGCCGTTTGAAACTCCCGTCCCTCCCGTTCAGGTGCCCAGGCCACTCGCCAGCCCGATCCGTCGGGCCTTGTTGTGCACCGGCACTGGCGTGGCGCTGGGTGCAGCGCTGGCACCTGTAGAACTTGTCCACTCCGCGTCGCCGCCGGTGGCGCCAGCGACACCGGGGGCAGCGCCTGCGGCCAACCCTCCGGCGCGCTGGCAGAACTGGTCGGGCATTCAGCAATGCCAACCACAGCGCTTTTTGGTGCCCCGTGACGAGGCTGTGCTGGCCCAGGCGCTGCGTGAAGCGCCCAACGGCCCGGTGCGGTGCGTGGGTGCCGGACATTCTTTTACCGCCCTGGTGCCCACAGACCAATGGCTGGTGTCGCTGGACCAGCTCTCCGGGGTCAGCGAGATGGCGCCTGGCAAGGACACGGTGCTGGTGCAGGGTGGCACGCGCCTGGCCATGGCCTCGCGCCTGCTGGATGCGGCGGGCCTGGCGCTGCGCAACCTGCCAGATGTCGATGTGCAAAGCTACGCCGGTGCGATCAGCACCGCGACCCACGGCACCGGCATGCAACTGCCGGCCCTGCATGCCGATGTGTTGGGCCTGCGCCTGGTGACGGCGCGCGGCGAGGTGATCGAATGCAATGCGCAGCAGCGCCCCGATCTGCTGGCCGCAGCGCGTGTGTCGCTGGGGAGCCTGGGTGTCATTACGCAAGCGCGGGTGCGGGTGGTGCCGGCCTACAGCCTGCACCGCCGCGTGTGGCTGGAGCCTGCGATGCAGCTCCTGGAGCGGGCCCCCGAACTTGCTCGCAAGCACCGCAACTTCGAGTTCTATTACCTGCCCTTCACTGGTTACGCCGCGGGCATTGCGCACGACATCGACACCAGCGGCCAAGTGTTGATGCCGCACGCCGCCGACGAAGACGTGCTGCGCGACCTGCGCCGCCTGCGCGATTGGCTCGGGCACTTCCCCGCGCTGCGGCGCAAGGTGGCGGGCTGGGCCATCGATCCCGATCAGAAGGAAGAAGCCAAAAACCGTGCCTGGCGCCTGCTGGCCACCCAGCGGCCGACGCGCTTTAACGAGACCGAATACCACGTACCGCAAGAAGTGGGCGTTGCCTGCGCCAAAGAAGTGATCGCCGCGCTGGAGAAGCGCAACGGCGTGTACTTCCCGATGGAGTTCCGCTTTGTCGCCGCCGATGAGGCGGCGTGGCTCAGCCCGTTCTACCAGCGTGCAAGTTGCTCGATCGCCGTGCACGCGGCGGTGGGCGAACCGTACGACTACCTGGTGTCCGAGATCGGGCCCCTCTTTCGCAAATACCAAGGCCGCCCGCACTGGGGCAAGTTGCACGACCTGGGCGCGGCGCAACTGGCCGCGCTGTACCCGCGCTGGGACGACTTTCTTGCCCTGCGGCGCGAGCTGGATCCGCAAGGCCGCTTCTTGAACGCCCACCTGCGCAAACTGTTTGGAGAGACTGCATGA
- a CDS encoding TetR/AcrR family transcriptional regulator, producing the protein MTTETPKTRAAPRPKKMAVADSPAPSAPGRTAGPRLRDKEQTARRQLLLAAARRLLRKGGAQAVTMRAVADEVGVSTTVVYGFFQDKATLITQAVDGDLKRFAHHLERAVQEASSPADSLHRVAQAYVTFGTAHPQSYRLMFMEPRPASAIENSSIEFGNASEDAYALARALVEGLLAGQAVPIDERTIEMAAQMFWEMVHGITSLRISSDDDPWFHRLPVVEHVERMVRIFIAGLLHDIGSSASAK; encoded by the coding sequence ATGACGACCGAGACCCCCAAGACCCGCGCCGCACCACGGCCGAAAAAGATGGCGGTGGCTGATAGCCCCGCGCCGTCCGCCCCTGGGCGCACGGCGGGCCCGCGCCTGCGCGACAAGGAGCAGACAGCACGCCGCCAGTTGCTGTTGGCTGCAGCACGCCGCCTGCTGCGCAAGGGCGGCGCACAGGCCGTCACAATGCGCGCCGTGGCCGACGAAGTCGGCGTGTCCACCACGGTGGTCTATGGTTTCTTTCAGGACAAGGCCACGCTGATCACGCAGGCGGTCGATGGCGACCTCAAGCGCTTCGCTCACCACCTGGAACGGGCCGTGCAGGAAGCCTCCAGCCCCGCAGACTCATTGCACCGGGTCGCGCAGGCCTACGTCACTTTCGGCACGGCGCACCCGCAGTCTTATCGCTTGATGTTCATGGAGCCGCGTCCTGCATCGGCCATAGAGAACTCTTCCATCGAGTTCGGCAACGCGAGTGAAGACGCTTATGCACTGGCCCGCGCCTTGGTCGAAGGGTTGCTGGCCGGGCAGGCCGTGCCCATTGACGAGCGCACCATCGAAATGGCCGCCCAGATGTTCTGGGAAATGGTGCACGGCATCACGTCACTGCGCATCAGCTCGGACGATGACCCATGGTTTCACCGGCTGCCGGTCGTCGAACACGTTGAGCGCATGGTGCGGATCTTCATTGCCGGGTTGCTGCACGATATTGGTTCGTCGGCGTCGGCGAAGTGA